Proteins from one Mixophyes fleayi isolate aMixFle1 chromosome 9, aMixFle1.hap1, whole genome shotgun sequence genomic window:
- the LOC142101996 gene encoding HLA class II histocompatibility antigen, DM beta chain, with protein sequence MRGSFAGLLLVYSCIYYPVTGFVMQEISSCSFGDNKQGNITFQYFISFNRQPVLGYDEDGDVFFPCSIYQCITQVHNVSAQVTTELNANPDMAKYVKNEKKRCTEEVRTFWDNTVDRRVKPSMEVFSPVKVNVESLPVLVCFVWGFFPQNIIVAWIKNGEAVVKNYTEGVRAGDWTYQIVSKLDLRDSLPEDNYTCVVEHESLDQPMMKTWKAGLTSTQIIKISISAVVFSLGLILLVTGFACWKNARTSGYTPITGYNDAN encoded by the exons ATGAGAGGGTCCTTTGCCGGGTTGCTGCTGGTGTACAGCTGTATATACTACCCTGTAACAG GGTTTGTGATGCAGGAAATCTCATCATGCAGTTTTGGGGATAACAAGCAAGGAAATATTACATTCCAGTATTTTATCAGTTTTAATCGTCAACCAGTGCTGGGATATGACGAGGACGGTGATGTATTTTTTCCGTGCAGTATATATCAATGTATCACCCAAGTACACAATGTTTCTGCGCAAGTTACCACCGAGCTCAACGCCAATCCAGATATGGCGAAGTATGTAAAAAATGAGAAGAAAAGGTGCACAGAGGAGGTGAGGACATTCTGGGACAACACAGTGGACAGGAGAG ttaaaccTTCTATGGAAGTCTTTTCTCCAGTTAAAGTGAATGTGGAGAGCCTCCCGGTACTGGTATGCTTTGTGTGGGGCTTTTTCCCCCAAAACATCATCGTAGCATGGATTAAGAATGGTGAGGCCGTGGTCAAGAACTACACAGAGGGTGTGCGAGCCGGAGACTGGACCTACCAGATCGTGTCCAAGCTCGACCTGAGAGACTCCCTTCCTGAAGATAACTACACCTGCGTGGTAGAGCATGAGAGCTTGGACCAGCCCATGATGAAGACTTGGA AAGCCGGTTTGACCTCCACTCAGATCATTAAGATCAGTATCTCTGCAGTGGTCTTCAGTTTAGGACTCATCCTCCTCGTTACAGGGTTTGCATGCTGGAAGAAcgccaggaccagtg GTTACACGCCGATTACAGGATACAATGATGCAAACTGA